The DNA segment CGGGCTCTGTCCCCCAGGGCATGGGCCTCAGCTCGTCCGCTGCGCTGGAAGTGGCCACCGGCTGGCTTGCCCTGGGCCTGAACGGGGAGGAGCTGCCGCGCCTGCGCGTCGCCCAGGTGGGCCAGCGGGCCGAGAACCTGTTCGTGGGCGTGCGGTGCGGGATCATGGACCAATTCGCCTCCGCCCTGGGGCGGGAAGGGCACGCCCTCCTCCTGGACTGCCGGAGCCTGGAGCACCGGCCGGTGGCCGTGCCCGAGGGGCTCGCCCTCTTCGTGGTTCACCCGCCTCAGGGCCGGACCCTGGCGGGCTCGGGATACAACCTGCGCCGCCAGGAGTGTGAGGTGGCCGCCCGAATGCTCGCGGAAGCGAGACCGGACCTCGCGGCCCTACGCGATGCCACGCCCGAGGACCTTCGGTGGATCGAGGGTCGGGTGGGCGAGACCCGCGACGGCCACGTCGTGGCAACGCTCCTTGCCCGGGCCCGCCACGTGGTGGCGGAGAACCAGCGGGTCCACGACGCGGTGGCCGCCCTGGAGGAAGGCGACATGGAGGGGCTGGGACGGCTGGTGGCGGCCTCCCACGCCAGCCTGCGGGATCTGTTCGAGGTCTCCACGCCCGACATCGATCGGTGGGTAGAACGCCTTTCGACCCTGCCGGGGTGCCTGGGGGCCCGTGTGGTGGGAGGAGGCTTCGGAGGCAGCATCCTCGCGCTGGCGCGGGGCAGCGAGGCCGGCGCATTCCAGGTCCGGGCAGAGGCGCTCGCCGGCGCCGGGCAGGAGAGACCCAGGGTCTTTCGGTGCCGGGCCGCAGCCGGGGTGGGGGAGGTGTTTCCCTGAAGCCGGGGTTGCTGCGTGGTTGCGTCGACTCCCGGCAGTTCGAACAAGAAGGGCGCCAGCGTCCGTCTGGTTGCATGCCCGGGGGCGATGTGCCGTCCGAGTCCCCTCGGGCGATACACCGTTCCATCTCGTCGACGAAGACGGTTCTGGCGCGTCCCTTCCGCGACATCCTCGGAAACGTCTTCGAACAGGCCGTAGTCGGCAATCTCGCGGTTGGTGCGGGCATCAATGAGCATCCGGTGGACCTTTGGATCGAGTTTTCCGGTCTTCGCAAAGTGGAGGCCCATCATGGATTCAACCGCGGAATGCCTTTCCGGCATCCGCTGTCAGCCGCGAACCCCTTGGCCATGGGTCTGCCGCACGCTCTGTGACGGGCTCCATCAGCGCCGGAATCACCGCGTTCTGTTCGCACGCTTGTGGGCTGTGCCTGAATCACGCCGGCCGTTCACCCGTCGAACAGAAAGTCGGTAGGAAACGATTGCGCGCTGCCGAACCCTTTTCTTGGTTGTCCGATCTTCGGAACCAACCGGGGAGGGAAGGAACGTGAGGTTGCGTGGATGGCGGCTTGGGCTCCTGGCCGTTCTCGTCGTGGCGCTCGCCGCGCCGGCGGCGGTCTGGGCGCAGGGCCGTCTCAGCGGTGAGCTCGAGATCTTCTCCTGGTGGGCGGGCGACGAGGGCCCGGCCCTCGAGGCCCTGATCGATCGGTACGAGCAGCTCTATCCCGGCGTCAAGGTCATCAACGCCACGGTGACGGGCGGCTCGGGCGTCAACGCCAAGGCCGTGCTCAAGACCCGCATGCTGGGCGGCGACCCGCCCGACACCTTCCAGGTGCACGCCGGGCAGGAGCTGATCGGCACCTGGGTGCTGGCCAACCGCATGGAGGACCTCGGCTTCCTGTACGACCAGGAGGGCTGGCAGAAGGTCCTGCCCCAGCAGCTCATCGACCTGCTCTCCACCGACAAGGGCATCTGGTCCGTGCCGGTGAACATCCACCGTTCCAACGTGCTCTGGTACATCCCCGACAACCTGAAGAAGTGGGGCGTGAGCGTTCCCAAGACGTGGGACGAGTTCCTCCAGATCGCCGCCAAGCTTCAGGCCCAGGGCGTGGTGCCGCTGTCGCTGGGCGAGAACTGGACGGCCAACCACCTGTGGGAGAACGTGGCCATCGCGGTGCTGGGGCCCCAGAAGTGGCAGGCCCTTTGGGACGGCCGGCTTGCCTGGACCAGCCCTGAGGTGCTCAAGGCCTGGGAGACCTTCGGCAAGGTGCTCCAGTACACCAACCGGGACGCCGCCTCTCTCTCCTGGCAGCAGGCGACGGACATGGTGGTGCACGGCGAGGCGGCCTTCAACGTCATGGGCGACTGGGCTGCCGGCTACATGAGCACCACCCTGGGGCTGGAGGCGGGCAAGGGCTTCGGATGGGCGGCCTCGCCGGGCACCAGCGGCATCTTCGTGATGCTCTCGGACTCCTTCGGGCTGCCGGTGGGCTCCCCCAACCGGGAGGCCACCCTGGCGTGGCTGGAGATGCTGGGCAGCCGTGAGGCCCAGGACATCTTCAACCCGCTGAAGGGCTCCATCAGCCCCCGCCTCGACAGCGACCTGAGCAAGTACAACACCTACGGGCGTTCGGCGGCCCAGGACTGGCGCAACAGCACCATCGTGGGCAGCCTGGCGCACGGCGTGGTCGCCAACGAGCGGTTCATGAACGACTTTGCCACGGTGATGGAGATCTTCCTGAGCACCCGTGACCCGCAGGCCGCGGCCAACGCCGCCCAGGCGGTGGCGGCCCAGGCCGGCATCGGCGTCCGCTGAGGCGGACGGGACGAATCGCGCAAGGCGAGCGAACGAGGTATGATCGAGCCCGGGGGCGGGTCGGACGGCCCGGCCCCCGGGCCCTGCAAGCTACCTGCAGGCAGGGGGAACGGTGCGGTGGGCGAACGGCGGCCCGGGTTGAGGGTACGGCAGGGGGCTCGGCGATGAGGACGGGGAAGGACCGGCTGCTGGCCGGGCTCATGCTCGCGCCCTCCCTGGCCCTGCTGGCCGTCTTCGTCTACGGCTTCATCGGCCAGACCCTCTACGTCTCGTTCACGGACTGGGGCCAAGGCGCCGCCCTGGCCCTCAACCCCGAGATCCACTTCGTGGGCCTGGACAACTACCGGCAGCTCTTCAGCGGCATCCTGGACGTGCGCTTCCGCCAGGACCTGGTGAACATGCTCTTCTTCACCCTCTTCTTCGTGGCCCTCTGCCTGGGGCTGGGGCTGCTGCTGGCCACGTTGCTGGACCGGCCCCTGCGGGGCGAGGGCTTCTTCCGGACGGTACTGCTCCTGCCCATGTCCCTCTCCTTCGTGGTGACGGGCACCATCTGGCGCTGGCTGCTCCAGCCCCGCGGCGGGGTGAACGTGCTGCCCGCCCTGGTGGGCCTGCCCCGCCTGGACTTCCTCTGGACCACGACCCGCGACCAGGTCTTCCGTTTCAACTGGCAGGACGTGCCCGGCGCCCTCCTCCTGGGGGTGGGGCTGGTGCTGGTGCTCCTGGGCGTGCGGGCGTGGCGGCGACGCGAGGCCCGCAAGGCCGGGCTCCTAGGCGTTCCCGGCCTGGTGCTGGTGCTCTGGGCGGCCCTAGGCGGGGCGGCCGGCTGGAGCCTGGTGCCCATCAAGGAGCTTCACGGCTTCAACCTGGCCCTGGTGGGGATCGTCATGGCCGCCACCTGGCAGATGTCGGGGTACACCATGGCCCTCTACCTGGCGGGACTGCGGGGCATCCCCGTCGAGCTGCGGGAGGCGGCGGAGGTCGACGGGGCCACGCCCCTCCAGGTGTACCGCTACGTCCAGCTCCCGCTGCTGCAGCCCATCACCCTCAGCGCGGTGATCATCCTGGGGCACATCGCCCTCAAGATCTTCGACCTTATCTTCGCCATGACCGGGCCCGACAACGCCGTCACCAGCGTGCCGGCCATCCTCATGTACCTGACCACCTTCCGGGGCAACCAGTTCGCGAAGGGCGCCTCCATCGCGACACTGCTGCTCCTCCTGGTGTCCATGCTGATCATCCCCTACATCGTCTCGTCGCTCCGAAAGGCGCCGGAACGATGAGGGCCGGGCAGGGAGGCGCCGACGTCGGGAAGGTCCGGGCGGCGAAGGGGGCTGCCCTGTCTCGGGCGCAGGCCGGCCCGGTCCGGGTGCGCCGGCCCTGGTCGTGGGGCCGCGTCGCCCTATACGCGGGCCTGATCGTGCTGGCTCTCGTCTACCTGATGCCCGTCTACATGACGGTGGTCACGAGCCTCAAGGATCCGTCCGAGATCCGGCTGGCCACGGCCTGGAAGCCGCCCACGGAGGTCTCATGGGAGGGGTATCGAGCCGCGCTCGGGCAGTTCGCGCCCAAGCTGCGGAACAGCTTCGTGCTGGCGGTGAGCGCCACGGTGCTCTCGGCGCTGCTGGGTTCCATGAACGGGTACGTCCTCTCCAAGTGGCGGCTGCCGGGGGCCCAGCTCATCTTCCCGCTGATGGTCTTCGGGATGTTCATCCCCTACCAGAGCATCCTGATCCCGCTCTTCCAGTTCCTGCGCTCGGTGAACCTGTACGGGGGGCTGCCGGGGCTGATCCTGGTCCACGTGGTCTACGGGCTTCCCATCACGACCCTGCTCTTCCGCAACTTCTACGCGGAGCTGCCCGACGAGATGATCCAGTCCTCCTCCATCGACGGGGCGGGCTTTTTCGGCATCTACCGCTGGATCGTGCTGCCCCTCTCGGCCCCGGCCTTCGTGGTGGTGGTCATCTGGCAGTTCACCCAGATCTGGAACGAGTTCCTCTTCGCCGTCACCCTCACCCAGCCCGCCTGGCAGCCCATCACCGTCGCGCTGGCCAACCTGGCCGGCGGCGAGGCGGTCCAGTGGAACCTGCCCATGGCCGGCTCCATCCTGGCGGCCCTGCCCACGGTGCTGGTCTACGTCTTCCTGGGGCGCTACTTCATCCGGGGGTTGCTGGCCGGGTCGCTCAAGGGGTGAGGATCCTCACCCTTGCTCCAGCAGCCCCTCGTAGTCCCCGTCGATCCAGGTCCTCTCGAAGATCTCCTGGAGGTCCAGCGGAAGGTCGGCGTCGCCGGGTGCGAGGGGGAAGGCGATGCGGGGGAGCGGCTCGCCGGTCTGCACCGGGTAGACGGTGGCCAGCGGCCTCCGGTCTCCCCGGGCCACGACCACGGCGTACGTGCACGGGGGCCATCCGTCGACCAGGGGCGTGCGCTCGCCCTCCCGGAGGAGGTCGATCTCAACGAGATGTGTCTCCGAGGCCAGGAGGGCCTCCCGTTTCTGAAGGTACGCGCTGCGGCCCGGGTGTCCGGCCCGCTTGTTGTTGGGCGAGAGGGACTCCACCACCGCGACGACCCTGCCGTCGCGTCCTCTCACCACCACGAAAGGCTCGCGAACCTCGTCCGGGACGGGCACGGCGCGCTCCACGGACGGCGCCAGGGCGACGCCCCGCGCCGTGGCGGCGTGCTTCCTCTTGGACTCGGATGAGCGCGGGGGCGTGACGGTCGCATCCGGCCGGACCGGCCGAGGAGGGACGTCCTCCCACGCAACGTAGACTCGCTCCTCAGC comes from the Limnochorda pilosa genome and includes:
- a CDS encoding carbohydrate ABC transporter permease, encoding MPVYMTVVTSLKDPSEIRLATAWKPPTEVSWEGYRAALGQFAPKLRNSFVLAVSATVLSALLGSMNGYVLSKWRLPGAQLIFPLMVFGMFIPYQSILIPLFQFLRSVNLYGGLPGLILVHVVYGLPITTLLFRNFYAELPDEMIQSSSIDGAGFFGIYRWIVLPLSAPAFVVVVIWQFTQIWNEFLFAVTLTQPAWQPITVALANLAGGEAVQWNLPMAGSILAALPTVLVYVFLGRYFIRGLLAGSLKG
- a CDS encoding carbohydrate ABC transporter permease, with the protein product MRTGKDRLLAGLMLAPSLALLAVFVYGFIGQTLYVSFTDWGQGAALALNPEIHFVGLDNYRQLFSGILDVRFRQDLVNMLFFTLFFVALCLGLGLLLATLLDRPLRGEGFFRTVLLLPMSLSFVVTGTIWRWLLQPRGGVNVLPALVGLPRLDFLWTTTRDQVFRFNWQDVPGALLLGVGLVLVLLGVRAWRRREARKAGLLGVPGLVLVLWAALGGAAGWSLVPIKELHGFNLALVGIVMAATWQMSGYTMALYLAGLRGIPVELREAAEVDGATPLQVYRYVQLPLLQPITLSAVIILGHIALKIFDLIFAMTGPDNAVTSVPAILMYLTTFRGNQFAKGASIATLLLLLVSMLIIPYIVSSLRKAPER
- a CDS encoding ABC transporter substrate-binding protein — translated: MAVLVVALAAPAAVWAQGRLSGELEIFSWWAGDEGPALEALIDRYEQLYPGVKVINATVTGGSGVNAKAVLKTRMLGGDPPDTFQVHAGQELIGTWVLANRMEDLGFLYDQEGWQKVLPQQLIDLLSTDKGIWSVPVNIHRSNVLWYIPDNLKKWGVSVPKTWDEFLQIAAKLQAQGVVPLSLGENWTANHLWENVAIAVLGPQKWQALWDGRLAWTSPEVLKAWETFGKVLQYTNRDAASLSWQQATDMVVHGEAAFNVMGDWAAGYMSTTLGLEAGKGFGWAASPGTSGIFVMLSDSFGLPVGSPNREATLAWLEMLGSREAQDIFNPLKGSISPRLDSDLSKYNTYGRSAAQDWRNSTIVGSLAHGVVANERFMNDFATVMEIFLSTRDPQAAANAAQAVAAQAGIGVR
- the galK gene encoding galactokinase; this translates as MTRLSGDLERMRAATLKALGPAAGGDPRAAARTVAAPGRVNLIGEHTDYNDGFVLPAAIDRWIVMSGRLRSGREVRVLSLDRREQATFSLEGLHPRQRESLPDWTRYVAGALWSLQVEGLDLGGMELAFTGSVPQGMGLSSSAALEVATGWLALGLNGEELPRLRVAQVGQRAENLFVGVRCGIMDQFASALGREGHALLLDCRSLEHRPVAVPEGLALFVVHPPQGRTLAGSGYNLRRQECEVAARMLAEARPDLAALRDATPEDLRWIEGRVGETRDGHVVATLLARARHVVAENQRVHDAVAALEEGDMEGLGRLVAASHASLRDLFEVSTPDIDRWVERLSTLPGCLGARVVGGGFGGSILALARGSEAGAFQVRAEALAGAGQERPRVFRCRAAAGVGEVFP
- a CDS encoding DUF4058 family protein, with the translated sequence MPGPVLDDRLEASGLWPDFHTVFVVNLRTHLTRALRPTYTVLAEERVYVAWEDVPPRPVRPDATVTPPRSSESKRKHAATARGVALAPSVERAVPVPDEVREPFVVVRGRDGRVVAVVESLSPNNKRAGHPGRSAYLQKREALLASETHLVEIDLLREGERTPLVDGWPPCTYAVVVARGDRRPLATVYPVQTGEPLPRIAFPLAPGDADLPLDLQEIFERTWIDGDYEGLLEQG